aacacagaccaacaagaccatcaaaataaactgCAAAACACAGCTTGTCAGCTAACGTTACCGGCTTGGCATCAGGAGCAATCAGAATGCATACGATGCTCATTCGAACGCAGCCCGTCATCCGTGGCGGCCATAGCTCATTTCACATAGATCGCTAACAACACGCGAAAAGTTCAAACAGCTGATGACATCAGCGGGGGGGTACCGCACCAACACATTGCTGAGCCTCTGGGGCGGTCTATAACTACACATCTATCACTACACATCAAAATTTGATTGGCTGATGACCCACGTCAGTCAAAGCTATGGTCTAATGGAAAATAGCAGATTCAATGGAAGGCTAGCTATTCTACTAGTGTTGGTCCTCGAAGCTGTGATGCGTTTAGATGATGACATATGGAAAATACAGTTTAGCCTCACAAAAAATAAccacattctttctggaaatataaTTGTAACATACTGAAATATACAGTAATTGCATTTAGACACGTTCAGACacacattaatttaatttatttaattataaaaaatgaagtatattttagattttgacAGGGCCAGCAGAGAAGGCCCTGATGGCCCTGACAGCCCACCACtgagtttcatgtatttttatttgtaagttccaagcacaggttgtccggaaacgccacaccccttaccattactggcagaagtcacatctacggtgactagcaagggtttattaagtcaccaacccaggaagaagttGTTGTAGTCCAAATCGGCCAtctttgtaggcaataaactgctataaaagacaatatctcggTATGGATTGATctttcagtgctgtaactttgcagatactgtttatgcccaagcagcaacattacacactatcTAAAGTTAAAAAGGTGAAATCGcgtgcaaccacccctttaaaaaacattatgactttaattcttcaaaaaaaaaaaagcttttaatcctaaaaaatattatagaaatcataaaaaattgattttattctgaattcttttttatttaaactcaTTTTTGTTCTCTAGGTGTGCCACAGATAGTCTGCTGAATCCCTCTGACCCTGTTCTCTCGACATCTGCCTCTGAAAAAGCAGAATCGGCCATCGTTGAGTCCCTTGAGCCTGCCTCGGTCATACCTCAGAGCTCCATAGTGAGGTCAGAGGTTATGACGTCAAGCCCTATGGTGATCCACCATGCCCAGGCCTCTCCTGTAGCCTCACAACAATCCCAGAAATCGATTGCACCTTCACCCATTCCCCCTGCTGCACAGAGACGAGACTCTACACCTTCACCTACCAAACAGCTCAAAAAACCCTCACTTGAGCTGACACAAATACCAAATAACAGCAGTAATGGAGTCTCTGCTAATGAAATTCATAGTAAAGGTCCTTCTCCAAACTTGCTTATTGAGGAGATCCATGCAAACCACAGCAAGAAAAAGAACAGGGCTGTGTCAATAGAGGTGAGTATTGTGCATTTAAACGAGTAAAAGCCACAACATTTCTTTCAGTCTTCACTTAGGGGAAAAAAGACTGTTATGCTGTTAGCGAACATCCAACACTGGTGTGAGTAGGGCTGGGCACCAAACGACGTTAATTTTATGGTATCGAACAAAAAACTCTGACACTATGAGTATTCAAATTTATAATAAATCATCATTATTTATCTTTCGGTGCCAAATTTCGGTTCCAAAATCCAAGcggctgtgtctgtgtgagcCTGTAGCATACTTGCATGTAAGGATCTAAAGCACCGCCGATTGGCTGTCCACCACCACGTAACGAGGAGGATTTTTCGAGATACTCGCAGTCACACTAGACAAAGCACAAGTGTAGttgttttttctcatgcattctACCGCGTCATTTTACAATGCCAAAGTGGataaaaagttataaaaaattataaaaagtgGATGCCGAGTAAGCAAATTGCAACATTTGCGATAAGAGTATTGCAACCATAGGCGGTGGTTTACGCACACTAGGCGCTCTGAACTGTACCCGAGCGCGTTTGAGCCCCAAAGCCCGGTTCGTTTGACAAGTGTGAGCGCTCCATGCCCTGGCCAGAGCACTGAACAGCCGTGCACTACTGTCATCATTTCGACAGCAAACACCAAATTATTACTACTTGGATACACTTTAAATCAAGCCTTTAGGTTTATAACGGTCCTCGTTATCacctcattgattaacatgaaCTGTAGTTTGCGAGTAAAGCTGTATATTCCTCCATCAAAGTAGCTGCCTCCGTAATAATCTTCTGATCCGTGCAGTGCAGTCAAGTGAAAATCACTGCGTGGCATGAATGACAAGGCAGTATTATTTAAAAAGcgctttttttcttcaaaacaaaAAGTTGCATCATAAATGACGCAAGCGTGCAGTCCAGTATGTTATGTGTGGATGCGGGCCAGTGAGGGAGAAGAACTGGGGGGACAATCCTGCTTGGGGAAATACTTGAGAGATAAGTGTAATTTCTCTACTTAAACCGAATGCATCCCCATAACGTTGACTACCACTTTGTGTATGTTAGCTTGTGCTGCTAGTCGGTTGCATATGGTATCGCAAAAAGTATCATTAGGAACCATTATCGAAACTGTGGTAGCGAAATTGGCACCGAAACGAAAGATTTTGAACAATAACCAACCCTAGCTGGGAGTGCCGTTTAGGTGATTATGTAAATATATGCTGCATGCTTTtctctcaataacaaaataatcaCACAACAGATATGACAGTGGTAAGAAACCagcagttaagaaagcatcatagcgatgtggatagGTATGCACAGGTTCTGCAAGTCAGCACTCCAGTCAAGTCAAGCTGTTTTTATActatatagcactttatacaatatattaagtTAAAGCAAGCATCTTCAGTTGTGCTATAAAGCAGCTTTCCAGGGTGTTCATGTTTTACTTGCATTTGACCGCACCAAAATGAACAGATGAAATTAACCAGAGATTTTCATGTCAAAGTTTACTAGCCAGAGTAATGTTTTATGAAACTCTCGAAACAAACTCCAAACTAATTTAGCTTTGCCctaattttgttcaaaattgtcACACTATGAGCTTCTTCAATTTCACTTGAAGTATATCATGGCCTTTGGGGGAAAATGTGCGTTCTCTTGTTTACTTACTGTTTTGTTTGGTATCTTCAGGCTGCAGAGAAAGAATGGGAGGAGAAGAAGCAGAAGATGGGTCATTATGACGGGCAGGAGTTTGAGCGGATGCTCCAGGAAGCAGAAGCCAACATGCTGAGAGGAATACCAAACCTTGAGGTTCCCAGCGAACCTGAGGGCTCCCCTGCTCCTACTGCAGTGCTTCCTGACTCCCTGCAGGAGGTGATAGAAAAAAATGAACCTACAGCCGCACCAACGGAACAAAGTAAGAGACCTAAAGACATGTTAGTGCTCCTGAGACTACTATTTGGCTTATTTTTAtgcttattttttctttttgcagaTGACAATCTGCCAAACTCTGAGAAACCTTTTAAGACTGCTCCAGAGAAACCTCCAAAGCCTCTGGAGAAGCCAGTTAAGCCAGCCTTGGAGAGACCTCTTAAACCCAGCCTATCCATCAAATCCAACCTAGAAAGACAGAGTAAGACTCAGGAAAAAGTGAAGCTTCAGACCACAGAGAAAGCCAACAAGTCCCCTCCTCCACCCCCACCAAGACGAAACTACACCACCAACACTGGGATGACCACCACCCGCTCTGGAGAGGTCATTTACACCAGCAGGAAGGAGTCTGTTACGGTACAAGTATATTTGTAGGACACATGTTTTATTACTTTGTCTTTACTCTTTCGGACGGAATTGACGGAAATTTCTGGCTTTCTGTGTTTTCAGTGTTATAGGATAGGGGACGCTATTACACAtctactgaatctcctgatcaaaacacatgcgAAGAACACACAGAAACAAGCGATATCATATGTAATCAAATGCATttgtaaaataacgtgatcatcaacattaaacagcatataaatcaaaactgcctaatgttactgaatgaaatgtcaaccCAGGAcgataggggtgtaacgattcactCGTTTTCTCGATGCATCAATTACAAATCCTGACGATTCATATGCATCGATCTTGAAACATGTATTTTGAATCGTGAATTGTTACTTTTGGCCGatactaaatataaaatgttaaaaatcggTGGAATCGCGATTCAAAAACGATTCagtgctttaaaataaaaatgtaattatatctACTGCATGTGTGAGTTATTAGAGACGTTGTGCTGCGTCATCCAAGCTCTCACAGTCACAGCTCTCCTTCAGACAGCGTGCTTGCGCTCTTTACCGCCTTCAATGGATTGCGCTCCGTCTGTATAGctcatttatataaaataaaatactgaagTTTTAGGGAAATGGGTCACACCTGAGCATTTGAAATGCAACCCCACTTATTCAGGATGCACATTTATTACATGGACGGAGCAAACACATTTGTAAGTGTCTAAAATGCATACGCACAGTTCTGATGAATTATACATGAAATTTAACTTAATATCGTTTAACTGAATATACTAAGCAAACTGCTAAAGTAACTACAACATTAACAACACTGAAATAAGAGTGTGAAGTTTATCTATCAATCAGAGGCGCATTAAAGTTGCGTCCGTTACTCTGCAACAGCAGACACACCGGCGCGTTTACTTTAAGAATTATCAACATAAGGATGACATAAAAATGTCCCGTATAAAGAGAACAAAGAAGGCGTTTCTTTCAATTCCATGAAGAAAAGTTAGTTTCGGATTAGCTGGAAAAGTGCCTGATATTTCCATGGAAGCAATGCATGTTTAATGGCTGGAACGCTTTAGTAAGGTTGTGTAGCCATTAAAACTATCATACACAATAGTTAGCATTAACTAACAATACTTTTAAATTttggcttatttaaatttctaCAAATGCCATTTTATATAGGCTAGGCTATTAAAGTAAagtgtgtaataataataaaactatacagtaataatatgaactaacattaacaatgaacaaaagttttttttggtaacactaaAGAAAGGTTAATTTAacaaactaataatgaactgcacttatgaagcctttatttatctttgttaatggtaatttcaacatttcctaatactttattaaaatcttatcatttgttaatgcactgtgaacgtgtacaaaccatgaactgctggatttttattaacacaaatactgtaacaaatgtaccacttatggttagttcatgttagtcatgttcatgttcatacattaactaatggtaactaatgaaaccttattgtaaagtgtaactgtttttttttttagtaacactttacaatatttcattatttaatgcattagttaacatgaaccaACACCTCTGTTCACCATTAGTTAATCTttcttaacattagttaataaaaatcatggtttgttcatgttagttcatatgTGTATTAACTTACGTTacaaagattttaataatgcattagtaaatgttaaaattaatattaacaaagattaataaatgctttataagtgcagttcattattagttcatgttaactaatgaaccttattgtaaagtgttactgggTTTGTTGCCCACTCTTTGACCTCTGAAGGCCGCTTTGTTATGAAAACCCTGACTAAAGACACATTAGGGGAagcattttaataatcataTGAATGCATATAAGAAAATGcataatttaatcaaattaatcgAATCGTATCGAATTTTTATGTGAATCGAATCGGTCTGAATTGGCAAAAATCGTTCTTGAATCAAATCGAAAACCTATGAATGGTGAATCGAATCGATTCTCTGCTTACCCAAAGATTCACAGCCCTACAGGCGAGGTATAGGTCTGTGCAAGCattgggggtgttgatggactcgatctacgcCATGTATtatagggctgtgcgatattgaagaaaaatgcgatatgcaatatcttgttaaataatgcgatattcaatATGCGATATGATATTGCAAttaagtgtgtaaaatctatttcaattatattcaacaataaaacattaaaaactgagaattaaaccatttgtgtttgctttctttttccagaaagaatgtgatcgctaaaacttctgaaagtgaccagcagtgtcgTTCacttttcagtgtgtgtgtcagacagcgcaaGACTGCAAGCTATTGTTTTTTGCAAATTATTGCGtctaataactctttttaacatcgaGCAAGTCCCATAAAACgggcacttttcacaatgttgaagttggctattaaaatcattcagatattgcgtgccgttACTTTATGCATATTgcaatatgtacatttgcgatattgtgataatttcgatatattgcacaacCCTAATGTATAATATGCTCCATGTATGATCATCGTTCTTTTGCTTAAAAAAGCATCATTTTGAGCAAAAGACTACATCAAGATCAGAATCAGAACGATGATCATACATGGAGCATATTATACATGGCGTGATACACATATAATACACATTTGTACTATTTGTTCTTAACTCTagtaaattaaactttcatataagAACATATTCTGGGGGGCAATGAAATAGTTtgtgaaaattattaaaaatgctgGCTGTGGCGGgcaacttttgttttgtttttaaacactggcggggaaagagttaagtacaaatcatataattaaatatcattttaaatgtgtgttatatttaaagaataattagtattatatatatatatatatatatatatatatatatatatatatatatatataaattaaattaaattaaattaaattaaattaaattaaattaaattaaattaaatgttaattatatatgttttaattattaatataatttgttGAAATCCTTTGTAGGAGGGTGAAGAGGAGTCCAGTACAGTGTCTCAGTCTGAACCAAAGACCCCTCCAGAGGCGAAGCGCAAACCCATTACTCCTCCACCTATTGCTGCTTCGGCTATCACTGAGGAAGAGGATGAGGGAGACAAGATAATGGCAGAGCTACAGGTGAGATACATGCAGAAAATCAAACATACACAGACCTGTTAAGCATAACAATGTTATTATTGATTATAAACATTAATACATGTACATGCTCACTCACTAATTATAAGTGTTTCGATTTTAAAATGTCTTGGGTGTGAAATTGCTTGGTGTGGGTGCTAAGGTGCTTTGCTGTGTGGCTCATTTGGTGGCAGTTTCATTTCCTTGCACTAGATTAGTTTCTGTTCCCCACAATTGTGTAGATACACAACCTAAACAATTGAAAGACATACAAACAGCATTGTTTGATAGATAGAATATAATTATCTCCATTTCACCTTTTAAATTAGTAGACATACATTTTAATAGAATAGAAAGTGCATGGAAATCAGAATTATGTAAACCAAATATAATTATAGTATACAATTAAACATAAATtaatcaattaaattaaaaataattaaattatgtcTAATTAAAAATAACTGTAGTTTACAGGCAGATAATACTTTGATAGAAACCCACTGTAGATTATTTCTATTAAATTGTACAGTAATCTTGAACAGGTTTGGCCAATTTAGTAATAGGCAGATTCTTACCTTTAACCCCCTTCCTCACAAATTCTTCTTCTCAGGTTTTCCAGAAGTGCTCTATTAAGGAGGTAGGGCTCAAGGGTTTGGTAGAGCCACAGATCAGAGAGCTAAGACCTGGGGTCTTACTGACCCTTAAAGATAAGAAGGTAAAGGATATGATGTCCTTTAGTAGACCCTCCAACTGCCTGCCTGTGCCAGCCGCTTGTCCCTGATGGCTGTCCTTTACAATGCTTGTTTGGCTTTCTTACCCTTTGCTAACTTCCTCTGTACACTCTTTTGATGGGTATCTGACACCAAAAACATTCTCACTGTTCTTTAAGTTTAAATTCTGTTCCTTTCCTTTTATTTCTATACTGAACTCATGACCTGTGCTGATTGTAGTGATGTAGTTTGAGCCAAAAGGGGAAACAAAAATGATCAGATTTGTGTGCTCTGAGTCATCCAATCAATAAACTATATTTTCGACGCTCTGCTGTCAAagggtgttgtgtgtgtgttttcttttcttttctttctttctttacatTGATGGTAAAAGGTATGTGATCTCACTTGGACACAATTCATagattttttaaacattagcatCTATAATGTACTTGTGCAGCTTGAGTTATCGAGGTATGACATTAACAAATTGTCCTggataaaatgttatttagCAGATTTATGGGAAATTATCAGGACCTACTTTAAAGTGGCCAACTAGTTTTCTCTTTAGAAAGGGTCCAAACCATATGCATCAGTAGAATGTAGCTTATACTTGGTTTATTCATGAGGAATTTAGAGGATACTTTCAGCTAGCAGTCTGGAGTTCAGAATTTGTTCTTTGATCTTCTCACTTTGCTGCATGCCTGCTACTATACGCCTCCTTACTTATTTGATGGATTTTCAGTCTCACTTTTTCTCTCTTGACCTTCGTTGCACCGCTCACTGAACATTTTCACAGTATTTTctcacctttaaaaaaaatgcagtctTATTTAAAGGTGACGTTACTGTTTAATCTCAAAATTGTATTCAGCATACTTTATTCGGAAGGAAAACATTTTTAGAAAAAGTTGGAAACATGTATTACAACTCTAAAATTTATTGTTTTCGTAAAGTTTATTTAGATTAGTTAACAAATGCCTTAGGTCTAGCTCCaaacatgttattaaattaTGAATCCAATGCATTGgctatttaaaaatatgtttaacaTTGACAAAGAGAAGAGAAATTGTCAGTATTTCCAGCTGTAACATTTTATTGGcatcattacatttaaaaaaaacaaaaacgtaaTATAATAGAATGTATGATCCAAGAACATGTTTCGTCAAAAGTAGCCTAAAATTGGTCATAGAGTAGCGTGTAGACTGAGATTGTTTCTTTGTGAAGTGATGTTGTCCCCCACAAACCACAGAATACAGAAAACCAAGATGACAAGAATCCTGACACAGACGAGAATGGCAACAATACAATTCGTCAGAGTCCTGGGGTAAGCGCCAGTGTTTATTATAAAAGTACATACTTATTATAGACTTACTGTAAACTCCATCTAGACTTTGATGATAAGACCATGCTATGATAGTTTTGTCTTAGTGATAATCagtcattaaataataatgagaTCCCCTATTACCAAAATAGTGATTAGTGCCCCTATCAGGTTACTCCAAACGGTGTTTTCCTGCAATAGTGTTCTGTCCCAGAAATGGCCAAACCAATTGTAGAGTATATAATTAATTCCAGATAGGATTCATAACAAACTTAACTAATggaaatgtatttttctttttcctgACCTTTGACCTTTTAAGGTCATCTACTATGTCACAGCTCAGATCTCCAAGGGGACTTCATCAGTGTCAGAGGAATCAACAGAGCGTAGAGATGCATCACAGTCTCCCCCATCACAGGTGTCACATGTCAATGCTTCTGACCAATCTCAAAGCCAGCTGCAGGTATCGACTAACAAATTTGGTGCCCTCAAAAGTAGCGGCCCAGCCAGCTCTTCTAGCTCTCTCCACCAAAATCAACTGTTTCGTTCAGCCTCGTTGAATTCATATCCACCTTCTCCATTGGAAGAAGTTCCAGGTAGCCCAACCAAAGGGAAAGTTCATGTGGTTAAGGCTGCTCAAGTGCAGGTTAGCATAGAGGAGAGGATAGAGTCTCCAACAGCAATTTGCTCACCAGTCTCCTTTGGAGACACCGAACACATTCTTTCTAAAGCAATTCCAGTTGGGCCAGATTTATCAAATCAGAAGCTTCTGTTTGGTTCATCCAAGGCGAAGGAAAGGAAATTTGAGGAAATGGAGGAAAATGATGAGACCTTTCTCAGTCCTGATCTGCCAGGAGAAGAGCCACCTCCACCTCCTCCTGACAACTTTGCCTTCATGATTACAAACACCAAGGTACAAGCCCTCTCAACTGGAGAGTACCATCAGCTTGTAGACGCCAAGAAAGGTAGTGTGCAGACGGTAACTGTTGGCAGTAAACGACCAAGTGCATCTGACAGTGGCTCAGCATCAGGAGAAAATGGCAATACCAATGGTCCCCCTTGTGCTGACAACTACAGTAAAAAGCCAGTGATCATCATATTTGATGAGCCAATGGACATCCACTCAGCTTACAAACGCCTCTCTACCGTCTTTGAATGTGAGGAGGAGCTAGACCGGATGCTTGCAGAAGAAAGAATAGATGAGGAGAATGAGGAAACCGAGGAAGAAGAATTGAATAGAGGAGTGCAGATCAAACATAATGGAGATGGTAGAGATTCTGGAAAAGTTACTGGTTCACATTCTTTTGCAGATGGTCAAGTCATGAACTCTTTTTCATCTTCATCTTTATCTGAGGGAGGGGCATTAGAAGATGTAAACGGTGATGCAAAGCAAGATGGAAAGAAAAAGTTCAGGTTTAAGTTTCCCAAGAAACAGTTTGCAGCGTTAACGCAAGCCATTCGTGCTGGAAGTAAAACGGGCAAAAAGACTTTGCAGGTTGTCGTCTATGAGGATGAGGAAGAACCAGATGGAACTGTCAGACAACAAAAAGAGACCAAGAGGTTTGAAATTGCTTGCTCCAAAACAGAGTCTTCAAAATCAAATTCGCAGGAACCTAATGGACGAACTGCCCAGATTCGTAAGAGTACCTATAAAACCCTTGACAGTCTAGAGCAAACAATACAGCAGCTCGAAAACACAATTTGCGAAATGAGCCCAAAGTCTCCGGAAGACCCAGAAAGCTTGGTGAACCCTGAAACTCAGGACAACAAGTTTGGAGAGAGTTCAGGGCACTCAGAGAAAGGACATTCTCCCAAAACCTTAGTTCCTAGGCCGACTTCTTCCATTAAAGGTCCTGGCCTCCGAAAAAAGACCAAACCACAGCTCCTTCCTCGGCCTGCCATCATACCAACTACAGGGGTCTCAGTCACACCAGTTCCCACCCAGCAGGTCTCTCTTTAGCTCCTATTACCTTAACAAAGACTATGGATCTGTCCCTCTCCTCTTGCTCATAACAGTTCCACACTATCCGGTGACTTCTACAGATCCTTAGCTTCTCCTGTGGTGGAGGCTACCAACTCTGGGATCTGAACTTTTTAACAccttcacatatttttttataaatatggtgTGTTTATTTCTGGTGTGGTGTTTTTTTATGGATAGGCCTTTGTGTGTTCACTGATGGTGCTCTAATCTTGGGTTAAAGTAGCAAACAACTTTCATAGTCTTAGAACCACACTCACATTGTTTCTGGTTCCTTTTTGTGGGTTCTAAGGCAGTCCTCAAAGAAACTGTGTTAGTATTCTGGACTGGTTTGCATGCTTCCTTACTTCTTTTCTGGTATACATACTCTTCAGTGTCCACAGATGTGTTGTGCAAGCGTTGTCTTGCTGTGATTTAGTTTAAAACCCGGCTGAAATATGGCTctcattttttgtttctttctttttatcccttttctcttttgtttggtttaaatctttttttgcaGAATGCCAGCGTGGTCTCACCTACTAGTCGGATGCCGGTGCCTGTTTCTGCCAAGGCGCGGCAGCAACCAGGCACCTCAGAAAAAGAGAGGGCAACAAAACCGCAAAAGCTACAGGACTCTCAGAGGCAATTTCGCCAGGTAGTCTTATTATAGGACCACTTGTCCAGTCAGAAATATGCACACACCTAGACATAGACTCGAGAGGAGAGTTAGTTTTTGCAGGGTATATATTGAGAAGGAAAGGAACTAACAAAGAACCTGATGAGACCAAACAAACTGTTCTTTGGCGAAAGGCCCAGTGCCGAATGCTGTCTTTGAACTGTTGACATTTTCTTCtgctacattttttttaatggctgTGACCGAAGGCAAATGACTGTTATCTCATAAAACAATCAAATGCTTCTGCATGTTTGCTCTGCTTGTGGCTTTGGTTGCTCCAGAAGATAAACTAATTTTACAATAGTGAaagaaagataaataaataaaaacactacAGCCACTGCTTACCTAACACTGTTGGATGCTTAGAATAGGGTCTTTTTAACTAAAACCACTGACATCTAACCCTTACACACTCCAATGCCTGTGACAATTCCCCTGCAAGTTAGGATCCTTCTCTACTTAACCCATGTTTGGACCCTTTCCCTGTTTACCTCTCGGAGGAATCCCCAAACTCTGGCCCCACTGCCCACGGTCCACAGATCTACTCTGTCCCATTTATCCCATGGATGCCTTTCCAAATTGTACCTCCTCTATTCCTCCTGGAGCCTCCTATGGTCTTGAGTACTGGTTGGTTGCACTTACATTGCGCATTACTCACTCTAAAACTCATAATCCTTCCATCTTTCATCTTCCCTCTCCTTTCCTTTTGACAGTCTACCTAAAGTGATATTGTTCTGTTTTCTTACCTTGTAGACAGTGCCAGTGTGTGTGCTATTAGTACTTTCATTTACATATGTAGCTTCTGTGTCTTTGATAATCTGCCGTGATTAACTGTAGATCCCAGTAGTATGACTTTAAACATGCTTAGAAATTTTGCGTATTTTAGTCAAGATCCCTTTGTTGACAATCAGTGTGTTTTGGCATCTTTGTTCGCAGGCTAATGGAAGTGCTAAAAGATCTGGAGGAGATCCCAAATCCACTTCTCCTACTGTGCCTGCTTCTAAAATTCCTGCTTTTCCCTCTAGTATGGGAAAAGGCTTGTCCCAGTCTGATTCTACTAATATTGTTAATTCTTCTCCTTTATCTTCCTCCGTTCCTGCTAGCAAATCTTCTATCCCTCCTCCTCGATCCAGTTCCACCCCCTCATCTCATATCCCCTCCCTTTCTAATGGTTCTTTAAAATTTGCCCCTCCTACTCACAGCACTAAAGGCCTCTCTATTCCCATGCAGACACAAAATGGTCGACCTTCCacctcttcttcctcttcctgtTCCCACTCCCCTTTGTCCCCGACTATGTTGAGTCAGAGTGCGAAGAGTATCCGTACCATTCACACACCCAGCTTCACCAGCTACAGTCGGCCGCACAATGGGAGCGCC
This DNA window, taken from Pseudorasbora parva isolate DD20220531a chromosome 24, ASM2467924v1, whole genome shotgun sequence, encodes the following:
- the si:ch211-285f17.1 gene encoding sickle tail protein homolog isoform X1 — translated: MSKPSRLARPSSAGPGSKLPSARRDTPAGRPRMLGTGEKVMRTGSEGNIAGQRPPVNGTTHSHIPQNSNIKEEDEVAQPRSRISPPKGSTASATQQVTQPKPLKGNLKVTSSEDAEHLTRKQQVVSNNSPGFRCEPKSTRAGAPRRHTVGGARSSREILAMQPSDMDKKREAFLEHLKQKYPHHASAIMGHQERLREQLFQGMLSALHSEIDIQRYLMKIQTVGSHRNRSSKQSVACSSPVPVFVDQLEHGSLVSLDALEVMSECDMPIAFTRGSRSRASLPVVRSTNQTKDRSLGVLYLQYGDDTKQIRMPNEITSVDTVRALFVSAFPHQLNMKMLESPSTAIYVKDETRNVYYELTDVRNITDHSCLKVYHKDPAHAFSHGARPSNGDARVHREMMYAGRDGHPLRQPPMGPPPPHMQGSMSPTTPHVMPPSPSRIPFGPRASGGGVATMPRERAGHTLPAPARASSPCPSAILERRDVKPDEDVAAKSMSLPARAESHYADPYMLHHQALPPDAVDHAYHRTTIRSYSNPGVPMEPPDHHPLFRQKSRKYTDSQLPMLGSKTPPSSPHRMGEMRMMDIHTGQPQSSMTLERASPVRQSFRKESPVTMDTMVKTRGGMGSPATPDIQVHNPLAPSADPQTRERMKAMEEQIASLTGLVQHALLKSHSTNSNKEHPSEKPVKSGSPAHSTSSTGGSPVLALKVAAAPPERSPAPTPPLGPAPLHVNLHLFRRNVSELRLQLQHIRQLQLQNQECVRAQIKRAEQEISVKLAEILKRQDDPTQKQRTLMEEERHRYLGMEERVLTQLGDLEQYVETLRADSSPAVSQRAVTLKEVEDGAVSLRKVGENLAGLKGEFPALQARMRAVLRVEVEAVKFLKEEPHKLDSMLKRVRTLTDTLGTLRRCATDSLLNPSDPVLSTSASEKAESAIVESLEPASVIPQSSIVRSEVMTSSPMVIHHAQASPVASQQSQKSIAPSPIPPAAQRRDSTPSPTKQLKKPSLELTQIPNNSSNGVSANEIHSKGPSPNLLIEEIHANHSKKKNRAVSIEAAEKEWEEKKQKMGHYDGQEFERMLQEAEANMLRGIPNLEVPSEPEGSPAPTAVLPDSLQEVIEKNEPTAAPTEQNDNLPNSEKPFKTAPEKPPKPLEKPVKPALERPLKPSLSIKSNLERQSKTQEKVKLQTTEKANKSPPPPPPRRNYTTNTGMTTTRSGEVIYTSRKESVTEGEEESSTVSQSEPKTPPEAKRKPITPPPIAASAITEEEDEGDKIMAELQVFQKCSIKEVGLKGLVEPQIRELRPGVLLTLKDKKNTENQDDKNPDTDENGNNTIRQSPGVIYYVTAQISKGTSSVSEESTERRDASQSPPSQVSHVNASDQSQSQLQVSTNKFGALKSSGPASSSSSLHQNQLFRSASLNSYPPSPLEEVPGSPTKGKVHVVKAAQVQVSIEERIESPTAICSPVSFGDTEHILSKAIPVGPDLSNQKLLFGSSKAKERKFEEMEENDETFLSPDLPGEEPPPPPPDNFAFMITNTKVQALSTGEYHQLVDAKKGSVQTVTVGSKRPSASDSGSASGENGNTNGPPCADNYSKKPVIIIFDEPMDIHSAYKRLSTVFECEEELDRMLAEERIDEENEETEEEELNRGVQIKHNGDGRDSGKVTGSHSFADGQVMNSFSSSSLSEGGALEDVNGDAKQDGKKKFRFKFPKKQFAALTQAIRAGSKTGKKTLQVVVYEDEEEPDGTVRQQKETKRFEIACSKTESSKSNSQEPNGRTAQIRKSTYKTLDSLEQTIQQLENTICEMSPKSPEDPESLVNPETQDNKFGESSGHSEKGHSPKTLVPRPTSSIKGPGLRKKTKPQLLPRPAIIPTTGVSVTPVPTQQNASVVSPTSRMPVPVSAKARQQPGTSEKERATKPQKLQDSQRQFRQANGSAKRSGGDPKSTSPTVPASKIPAFPSSMGKGLSQSDSTNIVNSSPLSSSVPASKSSIPPPRSSSTPSSHIPSLSNGSLKFAPPTHSTKGLSIPMQTQNGRPSTSSSSSCSHSPLSPTMLSQSAKSIRTIHTPSFTSYSRPHNGSAGKSAIPTVTVAKDAA